The following coding sequences lie in one Rutidosis leptorrhynchoides isolate AG116_Rl617_1_P2 chromosome 4, CSIRO_AGI_Rlap_v1, whole genome shotgun sequence genomic window:
- the LOC139841345 gene encoding uncharacterized protein, with protein sequence MGVKVASGCLNWSQSSIVNSQTLAAISSPSSKRRSFTDVSLVCRHIHRSNLFGTKLNRSRSCESLKLSKVQHSLKRTASANFDSEFLKEVDHESSIRFHLSDDEKPSSSDNQESEIQNSSQFADRQSASWSRDMIPGSIERKANSLDLPFSLRIIQKKKQWEGGVKGAKDCTYSSIKKAFSTMVFIIRELQSYTLQMREVLYLEDLQEILIRVQKEMNASFVWLFQQVFSHTPILMVHVMILLANYSVYSMSNNVALAAPPLSSIVETESTVSMMEKQKDEKFDFSSIRTFFVDSGGINGGGGKPRPVTSGTDDGEESVSGQVNGVEEWGLWKSMVVEAEKMDRMKGNEGIDRETMQRFVSPVMVKIEEDVDADDYLKTEIVYQMGLAKEPNNPLLLANYAQFLYLFAHDHKRAETYFKRASEIEPKDAEALSKYASFLWQAKNDLWAAEETFLEAISADPNNSFYAASYAHFLWSNGAEDTCFPLESP encoded by the exons ATGGGAGTGAAGGTGGCGAGTGGGTGTTTAAATTGGTCACAATCATCGATTGTAAACTCACAAACGTTAGCAGCAATTTCTTCACCTTCATCAAAACGACGTAGTTTTACCGACGTTTCGTTAGTTTGTCGCCACATTCATCGGTCGAATCTATTCGGTACCAAACTCAATAGATCTCGATCGTGTGAAAGCTTAAAGTTATCAAAGGTACAACACTCTTTGAAAAGAACCGCAAGTGCGAATTTTGATTCGGAGTTTTTGAAAGAAGTTGATCATGAATCGTCAATCAGATTCCATTTATCTGACGACGAAAAACCCTCGTCGTCAGATAATCAAGAATCTGAGATCCAAAATTCAAGCCAGTTCGCTGACAGACAATCAGCGAGCTGGTCCAGGGATATGATCCCCGGAAGCATAGAACGAAAGGCAAATAGCTTAGATTTGCCATTTTCGTTACGGATTATACAAAAGAAGAAACAATGGGAAGGAGGAGTTAAAGGAGCAAAGGATTGTACTTATAGTTCAATAAAGAAAGCGTTTTCTACGATGGTGTTTATAATTAGAGAACTACAAAGTTACACTCTACAAATGAGAGAGGTTTTATACTTGGAAGATTTACAAGAGATTTTAATAAGGGTACAAAAAGAAATGAATGCTTCTTTTGTTTGGTTATTCCAACAAGTATTCTCACATACTCCAATTTTAATGGTGCATGTGATGATACTATTAGCGAACTATAGCGTTTATTCGATGTCGAATAACGTTGCGCTCGCAGCACCACCACTTTCTTCCATCGTGGAAACAGAATCTACTGTTTCCATGATGGAAAAACAGAAGGATGAAAAATTTGATTTTTCATCGATCAGAACGTTTTTTGTTGATTCCGGAGGAATTAATGGGGGTGGTGGGAAACCTCGACCGGTCACTAGTGGTACGGATGATGGTGAGGAGTCGGTTTCGGGTCAAGTGAACGGAGTCGAGGAATGGGGTTTATGGAAATCGATGGTTGtagaagcagaaaagatggatagaATGAAAGGGAACGAAGGTATTGATCGTGAAACTATGCAAAGATTTGTGTCACCAGTGATGGTGAAAATAGAGGAGGATGTGGATGCTGATGATTACTTGAAAACGGAAATTGTTTATCAAATGGGTTTAGCTAAAGAACCCAATAATCCGCTTCTTTTAGCTAATTATGCTCAGTTTCTCTACCTGTTTGCCCATGATCACAAAAG GGCAGAAACATACTTCAAAAGGGCATCAGAAATTGAGCCAAAAGACGCGGAAGCACTAAGTAAATACGCAAGTTTTTTATGGCAGGCAAAAAATGACTTATGGGCCGCAGAAGAGACCTTTTTAGAAGCCATTTCTGCTGATCCTAACAACTCGTTTTATGCCGCTTCTTATGCACATTTTTTATGGTCTAATGGTGCCGAAGATACTTGTTTCCCGCTCGAGTCGCCGTAG